The stretch of DNA CCCGACCACAGGAACCGCGCTTGACCTTCTGGCGACGGCGCATGCCCTGGCCGCGCACCCCGTTCGTGACCCGGCCCGTGCCGTGGACACTGCGGCGCATGGTGCGGGCAGGGTTGGCAGGCGTGGGTGCAGTCACGTTGGGCGTGATCGGGCTGGGCGTGGGCGGCGCGGCGGCGTCGGGAGCGTTTGGGCGGGCGTGGAACCTGCGGGCGGAGTTGCAACCCATACAGGTGCAAGACCGCCGGGGCGCGCCGCTGGGCGTCATCGACCATTGCCGGGACGGGGGCACAGTGGTGAATACCGTACCCTGCCGCGAGTCGCTGAGTGTGCCGCTCACGGGTGTTTCACGGGCCTTTTTGCTGGCGTATGTAGCCAAAGAGGACGTGCGGTTCTTTTCGCATGTGGGCGTGGATTTGGGCCGCCTGCCGCGTGCTCTCCTCAGTGGCGCGGGAGCCAGCACCATTACGCAGCAACTTCTGAAAAATAGCGTGCTGGCGGGCCACTTCGATTATGATACCGGGCGGCGCACGCTGCCACTGGTGCTGACGCGCAAGGCCACCGAATTCGTGCTGGCCCCGCTGGTCACGTGGCGTTACGGGCGGCGCGAGGTGCTGGCCATGAGTGTGAACAGCCTGCCCTGGCTGGGTATCGGCCAGCGCAAAGGCATTTACGATGCGTCGCGGGCGGTGTTTGGCGTAGACCCCGCTGACCTGACGCTGGCGCAGAGTGCTTTTCTGGTGGGGCTGCTGCCTGCACCCGGCACCTATCTGGTGTCGGACAGCACGCCGCCCGAAGCCGCCACCGCCCGCTTTCGCCGCATGAGAACGCAACAACTGGTCACGCTGAATATCCTGCGTTCGCGTGGCCTGATCTCGGAGGCCGAACATCTGGACGCCGTGTCTACGCCGCTGCAACCCCGGCTGTGGCGGGCCGAATATGCGGGCAGCGGTTCCGATCTGCGGCTGGTGAGCGCCTCGCGCAATCCCGACTACACCAACGAACCCGAACCCGTGTGGGCCATGCAGGAACTGGTGCGCCGGGAACTGCGGGCCGGTGGGCTAGACCCGCGCCGGGTGGCCCGCGTGGTGCTGACCATAGACGCGGGCGCACAGGCGGCCCTGAACCGCAGACTGGCGGGCAGACCCAAAGGCGTGGCCGAGGGCGCAGCCGTGCTGGACGTGCGCGGGGGCGGCGTTGTGGCCCTCGCCAGCAGCACGGGCGGCGAGCAGAGCAGCCAAGCGGGGCGGCAATGGGCAACCTCGGCCAGCCGTCCGGTGGCGAGTACCGTTAAGCCGCTGTTGTACGCCGCCGCGTTTGGTGAGGGTCTGACCCAACTCAGCCTCTTTCTAGATGCAGCCACCTCGTATGCC from Deinococcus sp. QL22 encodes:
- a CDS encoding transglycosylase domain-containing protein, producing MPWPRTPFVTRPVPWTLRRMVRAGLAGVGAVTLGVIGLGVGGAAASGAFGRAWNLRAELQPIQVQDRRGAPLGVIDHCRDGGTVVNTVPCRESLSVPLTGVSRAFLLAYVAKEDVRFFSHVGVDLGRLPRALLSGAGASTITQQLLKNSVLAGHFDYDTGRRTLPLVLTRKATEFVLAPLVTWRYGRREVLAMSVNSLPWLGIGQRKGIYDASRAVFGVDPADLTLAQSAFLVGLLPAPGTYLVSDSTPPEAATARFRRMRTQQLVTLNILRSRGLISEAEHLDAVSTPLQPRLWRAEYAGSGSDLRLVSASRNPDYTNEPEPVWAMQELVRRELRAGGLDPRRVARVVLTIDAGAQAALNRRLAGRPKGVAEGAAVLDVRGGGVVALASSTGGEQSSQAGRQWATSASRPVASTVKPLLYAAAFGEGLTQLSLFLDAATSYAGQPIRNNSGAFLGRSVSIREANARSLNTVAVRVGTDRETTLRRVLDSVGYTEDTANRSSPALGTYRSSPLKVAAAYASFANGGQLCTPHLLAEVYDRSGKPFPLPRADCAPLWNEAVAYEAFDLLTGAVNDSAGHLGFLRPSFVQRLTGRNVPLGAKSGTTDDVRDTWCAGVTPQYAMSVWIGDPDGLQSVPADLYQGQAACHELGLLRDLPHEIRSLEAPAGITRVGGIAVPVPNLNPKNPTPP